One Natrinema marinum genomic window carries:
- a CDS encoding pyridoxamine 5'-phosphate oxidase family protein yields MQGLRWLTLTDEEMAEFLGRGGTGVISFATDPDEPPVSIPVSYGYNADERVFYYQLSFPRDSRKGALVDRPASFVTYGETDSGWQSVVATGTLENVEEMPYESSTVQGMWAIQIPRVDIFERPREEVTFRFFCLDPETLTGRKEVPSRP; encoded by the coding sequence ATGCAAGGGTTGCGCTGGCTCACACTGACCGATGAGGAGATGGCCGAATTCCTCGGGCGCGGCGGGACGGGGGTCATCTCGTTTGCGACCGACCCCGACGAGCCGCCGGTCTCGATTCCGGTCTCGTACGGCTACAACGCGGACGAACGGGTGTTCTACTATCAGCTATCGTTTCCTCGGGATAGCAGAAAAGGGGCGCTCGTCGACAGGCCCGCTTCGTTCGTCACCTACGGCGAGACTGACAGCGGCTGGCAAAGCGTCGTCGCGACGGGAACGCTCGAGAACGTCGAGGAGATGCCCTATGAGTCCAGCACGGTTCAGGGAATGTGGGCGATTCAGATCCCGCGGGTCGACATCTTCGAACGGCCGCGAGAGGAAGTCACGTTCCGCTTTTTCTGTCTCGACCCCGAGACGCTGACGGGACGGAAGGAAGTCCCTTCGCGTCCCTGA
- a CDS encoding thioredoxin family protein has protein sequence MVLQESDSELEAGDAAPDFELEGVDGETHSLESFADAEALLLVFTCNHCPYAKAKFDLLNELAGEYDDVAVVGINSNDAAEYPADSFETMREYVDEGKIEYDAYLRDESQDVARAYGAVCTPDPFLFARADGEFELVYHGRLDDALNPDDEPTRFHVREAIESVLAGESVDLEWQPSQGCSIKWKAD, from the coding sequence ATGGTCCTGCAAGAATCCGATTCCGAACTCGAGGCCGGCGACGCCGCGCCGGACTTCGAACTCGAGGGCGTCGACGGCGAGACCCACTCGCTCGAGTCGTTCGCCGACGCGGAGGCGCTGTTGCTCGTCTTCACCTGCAATCACTGTCCGTACGCGAAAGCGAAGTTCGACCTCCTGAACGAACTGGCCGGCGAGTACGACGACGTCGCGGTCGTCGGGATCAACTCCAACGACGCCGCGGAGTATCCCGCGGACTCGTTCGAGACGATGCGAGAGTACGTCGACGAGGGGAAGATCGAGTACGACGCCTATCTGCGCGACGAGAGCCAGGATGTCGCTCGCGCGTACGGCGCGGTCTGTACGCCCGATCCGTTCCTCTTCGCTCGCGCCGATGGCGAGTTTGAGCTGGTCTACCACGGCCGCCTCGACGACGCGTTGAACCCCGACGACGAGCCGACTCGCTTCCACGTTCGCGAGGCCATCGAGTCCGTGCTGGCGGGCGAGTCGGTCGACCTCGAGTGGCAGCCGTCTCAGGGCTGTTCGATCAAGTGGAAAGCGGACTGA
- a CDS encoding pyridoxal phosphate-dependent aminotransferase, with protein MTFELSERVQAVPPSGIRRFFEIAEERDDVISLGVGEPDFATPWAARDAAITSLEQGKTSYTANRGKRELREAIADYVADRFDLGYDPDEEIIVTAGASEAVDLAFRAFVDPGDTVAIAQPAYISYEPGVIFAGGEVLPVPTKEADDFRLTVEGLEEAGAADADVLVLCYPNNPTGAIMPEEDLEPIAEFAREHDQTVFSDEIYAELTYDGEHASIASLPGMRERTIVFNGFSKAHAMTGLRLGYALGPADAIGAMNKIHQYTMLSAPTTAQYAALEALDSCENDVREMVEQYDRRRRFVLSRFREIGMDVFEAKGAFYCFPEVPENFTAEEFAEEVLREQGVAVVPGDVFGDVGEGHLRVSYATGLEDLKRALNRIEAFVEDHT; from the coding sequence ATGACGTTCGAACTGTCAGAGCGGGTGCAAGCGGTCCCGCCGTCGGGCATCCGCCGGTTCTTCGAGATCGCCGAGGAGCGCGACGATGTCATCTCCCTCGGTGTGGGCGAGCCCGACTTCGCGACGCCGTGGGCGGCCCGCGACGCCGCGATCACGTCCCTGGAACAGGGCAAGACCTCCTACACGGCCAACCGAGGCAAGCGCGAGCTCCGCGAGGCGATCGCCGACTACGTCGCAGACCGGTTCGACCTGGGCTACGATCCCGACGAGGAGATCATCGTGACCGCCGGTGCGAGCGAGGCGGTCGACCTGGCCTTCCGCGCGTTCGTCGACCCCGGCGACACGGTCGCGATCGCCCAGCCCGCGTACATCTCCTACGAGCCCGGCGTGATCTTCGCCGGCGGCGAGGTGTTGCCCGTCCCCACGAAAGAGGCGGACGACTTCCGGCTCACCGTCGAGGGCCTCGAGGAAGCCGGCGCGGCCGACGCGGACGTGCTGGTGCTGTGTTACCCGAACAATCCGACGGGGGCGATCATGCCCGAAGAAGACCTCGAGCCGATCGCCGAGTTCGCCCGCGAGCACGACCAGACGGTCTTCTCGGACGAGATCTACGCCGAGTTGACCTACGACGGCGAGCACGCCTCGATCGCGAGTCTTCCGGGAATGCGCGAGCGCACCATCGTCTTCAACGGCTTCTCGAAGGCCCACGCGATGACCGGCCTCCGACTTGGCTACGCGCTCGGCCCCGCGGACGCGATCGGCGCGATGAACAAGATCCACCAGTATACGATGCTTTCGGCCCCGACGACGGCCCAGTACGCCGCCCTCGAGGCCTTAGACTCCTGCGAGAACGATGTCCGCGAGATGGTCGAGCAGTACGATCGGCGGCGGCGGTTCGTCCTCTCGCGCTTTCGGGAGATCGGGATGGACGTCTTCGAAGCCAAAGGCGCGTTCTACTGTTTCCCGGAGGTCCCCGAGAACTTCACGGCGGAGGAGTTCGCCGAGGAAGTCCTGCGTGAGCAGGGCGTCGCGGTCGTCCCCGGCGACGTCTTCGGCGACGTCGGCGAAGGCCACCTGCGGGTCTCCTACGCGACCGGGCTCGAGGATCTCAAGCGAGCGCTCAACCGGATCGAGGCGTTCGTCGAAGACCACACCTGA
- a CDS encoding HpcH/HpaI aldolase family protein: MSEPRGNALGETLAAGEVALGVLENTYSPTAVELLATIGVDFVWIDLEHGGPSPWDGERLEALLRAADGTDTELLVRVADTDPALVRKALDAGVRNVFLPRVGSAEELERAVRAGRFEYDGEPGRRGLASPRARRWGMVDDYVESEDESVVVGVTVETESALEDLEAILSVPELGFVFIGPLDLSVSLGHPGELDHDEVEEAVETIRSAAVDAGVPVGGLGFGMDDVNEKAENGYQLLNIGTTTGALQSSVTGWLEAYNG; encoded by the coding sequence ATGAGTGAGCCCCGCGGTAACGCGCTCGGCGAGACGCTCGCGGCCGGCGAGGTCGCGCTCGGCGTTCTCGAGAACACGTACAGCCCGACGGCCGTCGAACTCCTCGCGACGATCGGCGTCGACTTCGTCTGGATCGACCTCGAGCACGGCGGGCCGAGCCCGTGGGACGGCGAGCGACTCGAGGCCCTCCTCCGAGCGGCCGACGGCACCGACACCGAACTGCTGGTTCGGGTTGCCGATACGGACCCGGCGCTCGTCCGGAAGGCCCTCGACGCCGGCGTTCGGAACGTCTTCCTCCCGCGGGTCGGCAGCGCGGAGGAACTCGAGCGCGCGGTGCGAGCCGGCCGGTTCGAGTACGACGGCGAGCCGGGTCGGCGCGGGCTGGCGAGTCCCCGCGCCCGCCGCTGGGGGATGGTCGACGACTACGTCGAAAGCGAGGACGAGTCGGTCGTCGTCGGCGTCACGGTCGAAACGGAATCCGCGCTCGAGGACCTCGAGGCTATCCTCTCGGTCCCGGAACTCGGCTTCGTCTTCATCGGCCCGCTGGACCTCTCGGTGTCGCTCGGCCACCCCGGCGAACTCGATCACGACGAGGTCGAAGAGGCCGTCGAGACGATTCGGTCGGCGGCCGTCGACGCGGGCGTCCCCGTCGGCGGGCTCGGGTTCGGGATGGACGACGTCAACGAGAAAGCCGAGAACGGTTATCAGCTGCTGAATATCGGTACGACAACCGGGGCGCTGCAATCGAGCGTGACCGGCTGGCTCGAAGCGTACAACGGGTGA
- a CDS encoding BtpA/SgcQ family protein, protein MSTDTSLLERFDADRPVVGMVHLPALPGAPGFDGDRDAVRTRALEDARALEAGGIDGLILENFGDAPFYPEDVPNHVVAELTTVATRVTDAVDVPVGINVLRNDAAAAVSIAAAVDVDFVRVNVHVGTAATDQGVIEGRAHETLRLRDRLAADVSILADVHVKHASPVGNRDLERAALETVERGKADGVIVSGPGTGVETPLEDIERVAGAVGDHAAVFVGSGVTIETVGDCFGSGAHGVIVGTALKHGGETTAPVSSERVAELVAAARG, encoded by the coding sequence ATGTCCACGGATACGTCCCTCCTCGAGCGCTTCGACGCCGATCGCCCCGTCGTCGGCATGGTTCACCTCCCGGCGCTACCTGGCGCACCTGGATTCGACGGCGACCGCGATGCCGTCCGAACGCGCGCGCTCGAAGACGCACGGGCGCTCGAGGCCGGCGGGATCGACGGACTGATCCTCGAGAACTTCGGGGACGCGCCGTTCTATCCCGAGGACGTGCCGAACCACGTCGTCGCCGAACTAACCACCGTCGCGACGCGGGTGACCGACGCCGTCGACGTGCCGGTCGGGATCAACGTCCTCCGAAACGACGCGGCGGCCGCAGTGTCGATCGCCGCGGCTGTTGATGTCGATTTTGTCCGCGTCAACGTCCACGTCGGCACCGCCGCGACCGATCAGGGGGTCATCGAGGGGCGAGCCCACGAGACGCTCCGGCTCCGCGATCGGCTCGCGGCCGACGTATCGATCCTCGCGGACGTTCACGTCAAACACGCGAGTCCGGTCGGCAATCGGGACCTCGAGCGCGCGGCGCTCGAGACGGTCGAACGCGGGAAGGCCGACGGAGTCATCGTCTCCGGCCCCGGAACGGGCGTCGAGACGCCGCTCGAAGATATCGAGCGCGTCGCCGGCGCAGTCGGCGATCACGCTGCCGTGTTCGTCGGCAGCGGCGTGACGATCGAGACCGTCGGCGACTGCTTTGGATCCGGTGCGCACGGCGTTATCGTCGGTACCGCGCTCAAACACGGCGGCGAGACGACTGCGCCAGTCTCGAGCGAGCGCGTCGCGGAACTCGTGGCGGCCGCTCGAGGGTGA
- a CDS encoding 50S ribosomal protein L11, with translation MAGTIEVLVPGGQANPGPPLGPELGPTPVDVQAVVQEINDQTAAFDGTEVPVTVDYDDDGSFEIDVGVPPTAALIKDEAGFETGSGEPQKDFVADLSVEQVKTIAEQKHPDLLAYDTINAAKEVVGTCASMGVTIEGNDAREFKQRVDDGEYDDVLAGEAEA, from the coding sequence ATGGCTGGAACCATCGAAGTGCTCGTTCCGGGCGGGCAGGCCAACCCTGGCCCACCGCTCGGTCCCGAGCTCGGACCGACGCCCGTCGACGTGCAGGCCGTCGTACAGGAGATCAACGACCAGACCGCCGCGTTCGACGGCACCGAAGTTCCCGTCACCGTCGACTACGACGACGACGGCTCCTTCGAGATCGACGTCGGCGTCCCGCCGACGGCGGCGCTCATCAAGGACGAAGCCGGTTTCGAGACCGGCAGCGGCGAACCCCAGAAGGACTTCGTCGCTGACCTCTCCGTCGAACAGGTCAAGACGATCGCCGAGCAGAAACACCCCGACCTGCTCGCCTACGACACGATCAACGCCGCTAAGGAAGTCGTCGGCACCTGCGCCTCGATGGGCGTCACCATCGAGGGCAACGACGCTCGAGAGTTCAAGCAGCGAGTCGACGACGGCGAGTACGACGACGTGCTCGCGGGCGAAGCGGAAGCGTAA
- the rpl12p gene encoding 50S ribosomal protein P1 — protein MEYVYAALILNESGEEINEDNLTDVLDAAGVDVEESRVKALVAALEDVDIDEAVSEAAAVPAGGAAAGGAAGGEAAADEGGEEEEVEETSDVPDTTDDDDDEDEEASGEGLGELFG, from the coding sequence ATGGAATACGTATACGCTGCACTCATCCTGAACGAATCGGGCGAAGAGATCAACGAAGACAACCTGACCGACGTGCTCGACGCCGCCGGCGTCGACGTCGAGGAGTCCCGAGTCAAGGCGCTCGTCGCCGCGCTCGAGGACGTCGACATCGACGAGGCCGTCTCCGAGGCCGCAGCCGTCCCCGCTGGCGGGGCCGCCGCAGGCGGCGCCGCGGGTGGCGAGGCCGCTGCCGACGAAGGCGGCGAGGAAGAAGAGGTCGAGGAGACCAGCGACGTGCCGGACACGACGGACGACGACGACGACGAAGACGAAGAGGCCAGCGGCGAGGGCCTCGGCGAACTCTTCGGATAA
- a CDS encoding Lrp/AsnC family transcriptional regulator yields MSEREVLELLRENARYSAADIARMTDLEEDEVEAAIEELEAAGLVRGYQAVVDWDRLEDERVRAEVELNVRLDRETGYDDIAERLARFPQVTALRLVSGDYDFDMEVEGDSIREVSQFISEKVAPVPEITQTVTHYVMTSYKENGIELGDGEDDDRLSFSP; encoded by the coding sequence ATGAGCGAACGCGAGGTGCTCGAGTTGCTTCGTGAGAACGCGCGGTACTCCGCGGCCGATATCGCGCGAATGACCGACCTCGAGGAAGACGAGGTCGAAGCAGCAATCGAGGAACTCGAGGCAGCGGGCCTGGTGCGTGGCTACCAGGCGGTCGTCGACTGGGACCGGCTCGAGGACGAGCGGGTCCGCGCCGAGGTCGAGTTGAACGTCCGACTCGACCGCGAGACGGGCTACGACGACATCGCAGAGCGCCTCGCGCGATTCCCGCAGGTGACGGCCCTGCGGCTGGTCAGCGGCGACTACGACTTCGACATGGAAGTCGAGGGCGACTCCATTCGCGAGGTCTCGCAGTTCATCAGCGAGAAGGTCGCGCCCGTCCCCGAGATCACCCAGACGGTCACCCACTACGTGATGACCTCCTACAAGGAAAACGGGATCGAACTCGGCGACGGCGAGGACGACGACCGCCTCTCCTTTTCGCCCTGA
- a CDS encoding winged helix-turn-helix transcriptional regulator, whose protein sequence is MSSPQTKPRERNQDACPVIASLEQIGSQWRLAVLHELLDGEQRFNELKRSTGANARTLSRVLDDLGEMGFVERRIEEDAPVATFYSLTDKGESLEPVFDEIECWAGAWLEESALEH, encoded by the coding sequence ATGTCATCGCCACAGACGAAACCTCGCGAGCGAAATCAGGATGCCTGCCCCGTCATCGCCTCCCTCGAGCAGATCGGCTCGCAGTGGCGACTCGCCGTGCTCCACGAACTGTTAGACGGTGAGCAGCGATTCAACGAACTCAAGCGCTCGACCGGCGCGAACGCACGCACCCTCTCGCGGGTTCTCGACGATCTCGGCGAGATGGGCTTCGTCGAGCGTCGCATCGAGGAGGACGCCCCCGTCGCCACGTTCTACAGCCTCACCGACAAAGGCGAGTCGCTGGAGCCGGTCTTCGACGAAATCGAGTGCTGGGCCGGTGCCTGGCTCGAAGAGAGCGCGCTCGAGCACTGA
- a CDS encoding flavin reductase family protein, whose product MTDGGRADSEDGAALEIDVDDHDGSLYRILSSAVVPRPIAWVSTTSDDGVDNLAPYSFFTVASVAPPVLLFAPVDGADGLKDTPRNARDTGEFVVNLVTEELAEAMNETSATLPAGESEFDHADLERAESAAVEPPRVAGAKVAFECDLHDLIDVGGSTLVLGEVRHVHLDESVTSDRKIDIDEIDAVGRLAGSRYARLGDRFSIERPP is encoded by the coding sequence ATGACGGACGGCGGACGGGCGGACAGCGAGGACGGAGCAGCCCTCGAAATCGACGTCGACGACCACGACGGCTCGTTGTATCGAATCCTCTCGAGCGCGGTCGTCCCGCGGCCGATCGCGTGGGTGAGCACCACGAGCGACGACGGCGTCGACAACCTCGCGCCCTATAGCTTCTTCACCGTCGCGTCGGTCGCGCCGCCGGTCTTGCTGTTCGCGCCCGTCGACGGCGCGGACGGGCTGAAGGACACGCCGCGCAACGCCCGCGACACCGGCGAATTCGTCGTCAACCTCGTCACGGAGGAGTTGGCCGAGGCGATGAACGAGACCAGCGCCACGCTGCCCGCCGGCGAGAGCGAGTTCGATCACGCCGACCTCGAGCGCGCCGAGTCGGCCGCCGTCGAGCCGCCCCGCGTCGCCGGCGCGAAGGTCGCCTTCGAGTGCGACCTCCACGACCTGATCGACGTGGGCGGGTCGACGCTCGTCCTCGGCGAAGTTCGTCACGTCCACCTCGACGAGTCCGTGACGAGCGACAGGAAGATCGACATCGACGAGATCGACGCCGTCGGCCGGCTCGCGGGGAGTCGCTACGCACGGCTGGGAGATCGGTTCTCGATCGAACGGCCGCCGTAG
- a CDS encoding 50S ribosomal protein L1 → MADSDIETAVARALEDAPDRNFTETVDLAINLRDLDLNEPSNRVDESIVLPSGTGQETRIVVIAEGETAVRAEEAADEVLSGDDVADLDDDEAKDMADETDFFIAEEAMMQDIARHLGTILGPRGKMPDPLSPDDDVVETVNRLKNTVQLRSGDRRTFHTLVGAEDMDAEEISDNIDVILRRLHADLEKGPQNIDAVYVKTTMGPSVEVA, encoded by the coding sequence ATGGCAGATTCGGATATTGAAACCGCAGTAGCGCGCGCACTCGAGGACGCACCCGATCGGAACTTTACCGAGACGGTCGACCTCGCGATCAATCTGCGCGACTTAGACCTGAACGAACCGTCGAACCGCGTCGACGAGTCGATCGTCCTGCCGTCCGGAACCGGCCAGGAAACGCGTATCGTCGTCATCGCCGAGGGAGAAACCGCTGTCCGCGCCGAAGAGGCCGCGGACGAGGTCCTCTCGGGAGACGACGTGGCCGATCTGGACGACGACGAGGCCAAGGACATGGCCGACGAGACGGACTTCTTCATCGCCGAAGAGGCGATGATGCAAGACATCGCCCGGCACCTGGGTACCATTCTCGGTCCCCGAGGGAAGATGCCGGACCCGCTCTCGCCCGACGACGACGTCGTCGAGACCGTCAACCGACTCAAGAACACCGTGCAGCTTCGCTCCGGCGACCGACGAACCTTCCACACCCTCGTCGGCGCCGAGGACATGGATGCCGAGGAGATCTCCGACAACATCGACGTCATCCTGCGTCGCCTGCACGCCGACCTCGAGAAGGGCCCCCAGAACATCGACGCCGTCTACGTGAAGACGACGATGGGGCCGTCCGTGGAGGTGGCCTAA
- a CDS encoding tripartite tricarboxylate transporter permease, whose protein sequence is MAAPLEFVAQPALTVQLLVWVLAGSALGTCSGLVPGLHANNFALLLAGIAPSVPGPPLFVGCAMLAAGVVHTFLNAVPAMALGVPDAEMAITALPGHRLVLAGRGYEAIRLSALGSVLAVLAAVPLSVPVTRAVTAVYPTVQANLSVVLAAIAVALLASEPTWRGRFGGLLSFALATGLGALALDLTPAAPLEAGGTLAPLFAGLFGAPVLLDAIRGSGLPRQTGDGIAMSRGLIGVTAVAGTLAGAAVGYLPGITAAIAAVAVLAAVPDGASDRGYIVATSGVDTANTIFALLALVAIGQPRTGVMVAFETVGAPLELPILLAAVVLAGLIGFVLVIVLGDAYLEFVGRLAYWKLSVAVLALLLALAFLFAGSVGIAIFVAATAVGMVPVRLHARRVHLMGVLIGPLMLGL, encoded by the coding sequence ATGGCCGCTCCGCTCGAGTTCGTCGCCCAGCCCGCGCTGACGGTGCAGTTGCTCGTGTGGGTGCTCGCCGGCTCGGCGCTCGGGACCTGTAGCGGGCTCGTGCCCGGCCTCCACGCCAACAATTTCGCGCTCCTGCTCGCGGGGATCGCGCCGTCGGTCCCCGGCCCGCCGCTGTTCGTCGGCTGTGCGATGCTCGCCGCGGGCGTCGTCCACACCTTCCTGAACGCCGTGCCCGCGATGGCGCTCGGCGTCCCCGACGCCGAGATGGCGATCACCGCGCTGCCGGGCCACCGGCTGGTCCTCGCGGGCCGGGGCTACGAGGCGATCCGGCTCTCCGCGCTCGGCAGCGTCCTCGCCGTTCTCGCGGCGGTGCCGCTTTCCGTACCCGTTACTCGAGCCGTCACGGCCGTCTATCCGACGGTACAAGCGAACCTGTCGGTCGTTCTCGCGGCGATCGCGGTCGCGTTGCTCGCGTCGGAGCCGACCTGGCGCGGGCGGTTCGGCGGCCTCCTCTCGTTTGCGCTGGCGACCGGGCTCGGCGCGCTCGCGCTGGATCTCACGCCGGCGGCCCCGCTCGAGGCGGGCGGCACGCTCGCCCCGCTGTTCGCTGGCCTCTTCGGTGCCCCGGTGTTGCTCGACGCGATCCGCGGGAGCGGGCTCCCCCGCCAGACCGGCGACGGGATCGCGATGTCGCGGGGACTGATCGGGGTCACGGCAGTCGCGGGCACGCTCGCGGGCGCTGCAGTCGGCTACTTGCCCGGCATCACGGCGGCGATCGCCGCCGTCGCGGTGCTGGCCGCCGTCCCGGACGGAGCCAGCGATCGGGGCTATATCGTTGCGACCAGCGGCGTCGACACGGCGAACACGATCTTCGCGCTCCTCGCGCTGGTCGCCATCGGCCAGCCCCGGACCGGCGTCATGGTCGCCTTCGAGACCGTCGGCGCGCCCCTCGAGCTCCCGATCCTGCTCGCGGCCGTCGTCCTCGCGGGACTGATCGGCTTCGTCCTCGTGATCGTTCTCGGGGACGCCTACCTCGAGTTCGTCGGTCGGCTGGCCTACTGGAAACTGTCGGTCGCCGTGCTCGCTCTGTTGCTCGCCCTCGCGTTCCTCTTTGCCGGCTCGGTCGGGATCGCGATCTTCGTCGCGGCGACCGCCGTCGGGATGGTGCCGGTTCGGTTGCACGCCCGGCGCGTTCATCTGATGGGCGTCCTCATCGGACCGCTAATGCTCGGCCTCTAA
- a CDS encoding NADH:flavin oxidoreductase/NADH oxidase, protein MTDALSPLSLRDVTSRNRIAVSPMCQYSCEPDGLPTEWHRVHLGSRAVGGAGIVMTEATAVSPEGRITPHDLGIWSDEHATALEPITEFVREQGGVPAIQLAHAGHKASKERPWEGHVPIQPDGTGPSGASGWEVLSPSPAAYPPFDGDRPAMRQADQDDIEGVIDAYRAAAERSLEAGFEIAEVHAAHGYLLHEFLSPVTNRREDDYGGGFENRTRLVREVVTAVRDVWPDDKPLFVRISGTDWLDDRDSWDIEGSVRLADDLAALGVDLVDVSSGGLHPEQSVPGGPNFQVPLAERVREGADVAVGAVGGVTEPEQADALVRNGRTDLVLVGREFLRDPYFGLRATEALERDPEAVREEWPVQYRRAVRR, encoded by the coding sequence ATGACCGACGCGCTCTCTCCGTTGTCGCTGCGCGACGTGACGAGTCGGAACCGAATCGCCGTCTCCCCGATGTGTCAGTACTCCTGCGAACCCGACGGGCTGCCGACCGAGTGGCACCGCGTTCACCTCGGGAGCCGCGCCGTCGGCGGCGCCGGCATCGTGATGACCGAAGCGACCGCCGTCTCCCCCGAGGGGCGGATCACGCCCCACGACCTCGGGATCTGGAGCGACGAGCACGCGACCGCGCTCGAGCCGATCACCGAGTTCGTCCGCGAACAGGGCGGCGTGCCGGCGATTCAGTTGGCCCACGCGGGTCACAAGGCCAGCAAGGAACGACCCTGGGAGGGCCACGTGCCGATCCAGCCCGACGGGACCGGCCCGAGCGGCGCGTCGGGCTGGGAGGTCCTCTCGCCGTCGCCGGCGGCCTACCCGCCGTTCGACGGCGACCGGCCGGCGATGCGGCAGGCCGACCAGGACGACATCGAGGGCGTGATCGACGCTTACCGCGCCGCGGCCGAACGCTCGCTCGAGGCGGGGTTCGAGATCGCCGAGGTCCACGCGGCTCACGGCTACCTGCTCCACGAGTTCCTCTCGCCGGTCACGAACCGCCGCGAGGATGACTACGGCGGCGGCTTCGAGAACCGCACGCGGCTGGTCCGAGAGGTCGTCACCGCGGTCCGAGACGTCTGGCCGGACGACAAGCCGCTCTTCGTTCGGATTTCGGGGACGGACTGGCTCGACGACCGCGACTCGTGGGATATCGAGGGGTCGGTTCGGCTGGCCGACGACCTCGCCGCCCTCGGCGTCGATCTGGTCGACGTCAGTTCGGGCGGACTCCACCCCGAGCAGTCGGTCCCCGGCGGCCCGAACTTCCAGGTGCCCCTCGCCGAGCGCGTTCGCGAGGGAGCCGACGTCGCCGTCGGCGCAGTGGGCGGCGTCACCGAACCCGAGCAGGCCGACGCGCTGGTGCGCAACGGCCGGACTGACCTCGTCCTCGTCGGCCGGGAGTTCTTGCGCGATCCGTACTTCGGGCTCCGCGCGACGGAGGCGCTCGAGCGCGACCCGGAGGCGGTCAGAGAGGAGTGGCCGGTACAGTACCGGCGCGCGGTTCGGCGCTGA
- a CDS encoding 50S ribosomal protein L10 codes for MSAQAERKTENLPQWKREEVDELEQLIADYESVGVVGIAGIPSKQLQDMRRDLHGTAVLRVSRNTLQTHALEDAGLGDLVEHIEGQVGLVATNENPFSLYKELEASKTPAPINEGEVAPNDIVIPEGDTGVDPGPFVGELQQIGANARIEEGSIQVMEDSTVLEAGEEVSADLANVLNELGIEPKEVGLDLRAVIADGVLFDPEDLDIDVEAYRSDVSTAAARAQNLSINTSFPTAATAPTLIAKATGEAKSLGLQAAIEDEDLMPDLVSKADAQLRALAAQIDDEEALPAELQGVEAAAEPAAAEGDDDESADDQTEDETEAEDADTDDDDDEDDGDGAAGLGEMFG; via the coding sequence ATGAGCGCACAGGCCGAACGCAAGACCGAGAACCTTCCCCAGTGGAAGCGAGAAGAGGTCGACGAACTCGAACAGCTCATCGCTGACTACGAGAGCGTCGGCGTCGTCGGCATCGCCGGCATCCCCTCGAAGCAGCTCCAAGACATGCGCCGCGACCTGCACGGCACCGCCGTGTTGCGCGTTAGCCGCAACACCCTGCAGACGCACGCGCTCGAGGACGCCGGACTCGGCGACCTGGTCGAGCACATCGAAGGCCAGGTCGGGCTCGTCGCAACGAACGAGAACCCGTTCTCGCTGTACAAGGAACTCGAGGCGTCGAAGACGCCCGCCCCGATCAACGAGGGCGAGGTCGCCCCGAACGACATCGTCATCCCCGAAGGGGACACCGGTGTCGACCCAGGGCCGTTCGTCGGCGAACTCCAGCAGATCGGCGCGAACGCGCGGATCGAAGAGGGTTCGATCCAGGTCATGGAGGACTCGACGGTCCTAGAGGCCGGCGAGGAAGTCTCTGCGGATCTGGCGAACGTCCTCAACGAACTGGGTATCGAGCCCAAGGAAGTCGGGCTTGACCTGCGCGCCGTCATCGCAGACGGCGTGCTGTTCGACCCCGAGGACCTCGATATCGACGTCGAGGCCTACCGGAGCGACGTGTCGACGGCCGCCGCTCGCGCGCAGAACCTCTCGATCAACACGAGCTTCCCGACCGCGGCGACGGCACCGACGCTCATCGCGAAGGCCACGGGCGAGGCCAAGAGCCTCGGCCTGCAGGCCGCGATCGAGGACGAAGACCTCATGCCCGACCTCGTCAGCAAGGCCGACGCACAGCTGCGTGCGCTCGCGGCCCAGATCGACGACGAGGAGGCGCTCCCTGCTGAACTGCAGGGCGTCGAGGCGGCCGCCGAACCGGCGGCAGCTGAGGGCGACGACGACGAATCGGCAGACGACCAGACCGAAGACGAGACCGAGGCCGAAGACGCCGACACCGACGATGACGACGACGAAGACGACGGCGACGGCGCGGCTGGTCTCGGCGAAATGTTCGGCTAA